Part of the Varibaculum massiliense genome is shown below.
AGCATCTTCCCCGGTCAAAACCTCGGGTTGATATTTTGCTTTGCTGTCGGAAAGCTCCGCAGCTAGCGCATCAGCAAATTCCTCGCCCTTATCTAAAGAAATCGCTATTATCTCCGGGCGGAAACTGACGGCTTGGCGCGCCAGCAAAGCAAGGTTAGCCCCACCGGCACTAAGGGCGCGGACACAAAAACGCTCCGGATTTTGAGTGATAACTTCTAGGGCTTGGGTGCCGATGGATCCGGTTGATCCCAAGATGAAAACGTCGCGCACTACCTCTCCCCAATCACCAGTATTATTTTGGCGGCGTCCCGCCCGCAAACGGTTATTCTACCGCCAGCAATACCTCTATCGCCCGCGAGAGATAGGCATCAACTACGCCCTCTTTATAGGCTTTTTCATTCTTGGCGGTCTTAAAAGTGGCGTTGCGAATCTCGGCAGAAGTCATCCCCTCATCCGAGTCGAAATACTCCGCTAAACGGTCAAGGAGTTCATCTACCTGGGCAACGTCATAACCTTTACCATCCGGGTGGGCAAAACGTTTGCCCCGGGGACGGAGCATCCGAGGATAAAGCGTGGTTGCCCGTTGCGCAACCCGCTCCATCCAGGCTTGGGAACCATTAACCGCCACGTTATCGGCGCGATCCCGGCGCACGAACGCCGCCTCTAGGCGATCCATTGCCTGGTCGATGGCGCTAGTTTGATAGCCCCGCCGCACCAGGTCAAAATGCGCACCCCGCACCTGGGCAGCCGAGAACTTTTCCGCAGGCACCCCACCCTCGTAGGCTTTACGAGCTTTAGCAAAAAACTCGTCTACCTGGGATGGGTCGTATCCCCGCGTAAAAAAACCGGCTCGCGGAAAGCTGTTCTCACTCATTTGCCAGCCCTCTCCTTCCGAGATTTGGTCGCCAATTGGCCACACGCTCCGTCAATGTCCTGTCCGCGAGTATCGCGGATAGTGGTAGTTATACCTCTACTTTCCAGGGTATCCACAAATTCGGCTTGAGCGTGGGATTCACTCGCCGTCCAGATGGATCCGG
Proteins encoded:
- a CDS encoding DivIVA domain-containing protein, which produces MSENSFPRAGFFTRGYDPSQVDEFFAKARKAYEGGVPAEKFSAAQVRGAHFDLVRRGYQTSAIDQAMDRLEAAFVRRDRADNVAVNGSQAWMERVAQRATTLYPRMLRPRGKRFAHPDGKGYDVAQVDELLDRLAEYFDSDEGMTSAEIRNATFKTAKNEKAYKEGVVDAYLSRAIEVLLAVE